A single Acetomicrobium sp. S15 = DSM 107314 DNA region contains:
- a CDS encoding DNA/RNA nuclease SfsA: MRDGQKVLLEVKSCTLFGKEVAAFPDAVTARGKRHIEEMARLTKEGF, translated from the coding sequence ATAAGGGACGGCCAAAAGGTCTTGCTGGAAGTCAAATCCTGCACGCTCTTCGGAAAAGAGGTAGCTGCCTTTCCTGACGCCGTCACCGCGAGGGGTAAAAGGCACATCGAGGAGATGGCCAGGCTGACTAAGGAGGGTTTCA